The Oncorhynchus tshawytscha isolate Ot180627B linkage group LG30, Otsh_v2.0, whole genome shotgun sequence genome includes a region encoding these proteins:
- the zgc:172339 gene encoding endonuclease domain-containing 1 protein, producing the protein MVSCIIARAQALAWVLVLVMVEAEVQENYSPACREFMYMGTPPLGLENKALKKICQRYNGKPRFVTLYDTFDHIPVYSAYTFKRSDGTKKVDVPWMYEPQLATVSDFGEMQPFPQGDLHRSFEDAQAVLEDYSNTVNFERGHLNPDEHQSDPNDKAATYTLTNVVPQVREFNIGPWKTHEHTIRRRLNNYCRGTAYMVTGVTTSGNMIRRHNIDRVAVPTYLWSAYCCIDYDRNTPFEERTKFPAYAAHGLNEKERPEVLEMSVQQLENFLKSVTFVDKTFQIFYDNCVSPDNGLHMT; encoded by the exons ATGGTTTCTTGCATCATAGCGCGAGCTCAGGCGTTGGCCTGGGTGTTAGTTCTGGTGATGGTGGAGGCAGAGGTACAGGAGAACTACTCACCTGCGTGCCGCGAGTTCATGTACATGGGCACACCACCACTGGGACTTGAGAACAAAGCACTAAAGAAGATTTGCCAGCGCTACAACGGCAAGCCACGTTTTGTGACCCTGTATGACACCTTTGATCACATCCCCGTCTACTCTGCCTACACGTTCAAGCGCTCTGACGGCACCAAAAAGGTTGATGTGCCCTGGATGTACGAGCCACAG CtcgccacagtgtctgattttgGGGAGATGCAACCCTTTCCTCAAGGCGACCTCCATCGCAGTTTTGAGGATGCCCAAGCAGTGCTGGAAGACTACTCCAACACAGTGAACTTTGAGCGTGGCCACCTAAACCCTGACGAGCACCAGTCTGACCCCAATGACAAGGCAGCCACCTACACCCTGACCAACGTGGTCCCTCAGGTCCGGGAGTTCAACATCGGCCCCTGGAAGACCCACGAGCACACCATACGCCGCCGCCTCAACAACTACTGCCGCGGCACCGCCTACATGGTCACTGGTGTCACCACCTCAGGGAACATGATCCGCCGCCACAACATTGACCGTGTGGCCGTTCCCACCTACCTGTGGTCAGCTTACTGCTGCATCGACTACGACCGCAACACGCCCTTTGAGGAGCGCACCAAGTTCCCAGCCTACGCGGCCCACGGTCTCAATGAGAAAGAGAGGCCTGAGGTGCTGGAGATGTCTGTTCAACAGCTGGAGAACTTCCTCAAGAGTGTCACCTTTGTGGACAAGACCTTTCAGATCTTCTATGATAACTGTGTATCCCCTGATAATGGCCTGCACATGACTTGA